The following proteins are encoded in a genomic region of Sesamum indicum cultivar Zhongzhi No. 13 linkage group LG8, S_indicum_v1.0, whole genome shotgun sequence:
- the LOC105167278 gene encoding auxin response factor 6-like isoform X4: MKLSAGMDQQSPEAGEKSCLNSELWHACAGPLVSLPAIGSHVVYFPQGHSEQVAASTNKEVDGQIPNYPSVSPQLICQLHNVTMHADIETDEVYAQMTLQPLSPQEQKEVFFLPADLGAPSKQPTNYFCKTLTASDTSTHGGFSVPRRAAEKVFPPLDFSQQPPAQELIARDLHNNEWKFRHIFRGQPKRHLLTTGWSVFVSAKRLVAGDSVLFIWNEKNQLLLGIRRAARPQTVMPSSVLSSDSMHLGLLAAAAHAASTNSRFTIFYNPRASPSEFVISLAKFVRAVYHTRVSIGMRFRMLFETEESSVRRYMGTITGICDLDPARWPNSHWRSVKVGWDESTAGERQPRVSLWEIEPLTTFPIYPSPFSLRLKRPWPPGLPSFSGMKNDEMGLNSPFMWLRGGVEDLGTQSLNFQGMGMTPWMQPRLDNSVLGMQNDVYQAIAAAALHEMRVAQPPKQILSSMMQFQQPQALGSMPAGFIQPQVLQSSQSPAPLLQSLSGNQSQAPSQLHPNFLQQKVHHQNSFNNIQLPQQQHQQQQSTLLHQQHHVTDHPLQASTVAPILSRLSTNSQEQSESLQPISSMHQNFSEPILKPMAANTSAPLHGLLGPAHQDEASKLLSMPRSSNLLSSSGWPTKRVALDPLLSDCVSQGNSTQLNHLGSSNTNVTQNAVSLPPFPEWDVKP; this comes from the exons ATGAAGCTCTCTGCTGGTATGGATCAGCAGTCTCCTGAAG CAGGAGAGAAGAGCTGCCTAAACTCTGAACTTTGGCATGCCTGTGCGGGTCCTCTTGTTTCTCTTCCAGCTATTGGGAGCCATGTGGTGTATTTTCCTCAGGGTCACAGCGAACAG GTTGCTGCATCTACAAACAAGGAAGTTGATGGGCAGATACCTAACTATCCCAGTGTATCTCCGCAGCTTATTTGCCAGCTTCATAATGTGACGATGCAT GCTGATATAGAGACGGACGAGGTTTATGCTCAAATGACCTTGCAACCGCTGAGCCCA CAAGAGCAGAAGGAGGTTTTCTTCCTTCCAGCAGATTTGGGTGCTCCTAGCAAACAACCAACAAATTACTTCTGCAAAACTTTGACTGCGAGTGACACTAGTACGCATGGTGGATTTTCAGTTCCACGTCGTGCAGCTGAGAAAGTATTTCCACCACTG GATTTTTCCCAGCAACCTCCAGCTCAAGAGTTGATCGCCAGGGATCTGCATAACAACGAGTGGAAATTCAGACATATATTTCGCG GCCAGCCAAAGAGGCATCTGCTTACAACTGGTTGGAGTGTTTTCGTGAGTGCGAAAAGACTGGTTGCTGGTGACTCGGTCCTTTTCATATG GAATGAGAAGAATCAGTTGCTTCTTGGCATACGACGTGCTGCCCGGCCACAAACTGTCATGCCTTCATCAGTTCTATCTAGTGATAGTATGCATCTGGGACttcttgctgctgctgctcatGCAGCTTCAACAAACAGCCGTTTCACCATATTTTACAATCCCAG gGCTAGTCCCTCTGAGTTCGTCATATCTCTGGCCAAGTTTGTAAGAGCAGTATATCACACTCGAGTGTCCATTGGTATGCGCTTCCGGATGCTGTTCGAAACAGAAGAATCTAGTGTCCGTCG CTACATGGGCACAATAACTGGCATATGCGACTTGGATCCTGCTAGGTGGCCAAATTCACACTGGCGGTCGGTTAAG GTTGGCTGGGACGAATCTACTGCTGGCGAGAGGCAGCCAAGAGTGTCTCTTTGGGAAATTGAGCCTTTAACAACATTCCCCATCTATCCATCACCATTTTCTCTGAGATTGAAAAGACCATGGCCACCAGGTCTCCCCTCCTTCAGTG GGATGAAGAATGACGAAATGGGATTAAACTCTCCCTTCATGTGGCTCCGTGGAGGTGTTGAGGACCTGGGAACGCAATCTCTGAACTTTCAAGGAATGGGGATGACACCCTGGATGCAGCCTAGGCTTGATAATTCAGTTCTTGGCATGCAAAATGATGTTTACCAAGCTATTGCCGCTGCCGCTCTTCATGAGATGAGGGTTGCACAACCTCCCAAACAAATCCTTTCTTCAATGATGCAATTCCAGCAACCCCAAGCTCTAGGAAGCATGCCTGCTGGTTTCATTCAGCCTCAGGTATTACAGTCATCTCAGTCACCCGCTCCTCTTCTGCAAAGTCTTTCAGGAAACCAGTCTCAGGCACCATCACAATTGCATCCTAACTTCCTTCAGCAGAAAGTGCACCATCAGAACTCATTCAATAACATTCAGCTTCCGCAGCAGCAGCATCAACAACAGCAGTCTACTTTGCTTCACCAACAACATCATGTTACTGATCATCCTCTGCAGGCTTCAACTGTTGCACCCATCCTGTCCCGATTATCAACAAACTCGCAGGAGCAGTCTGAGTCTCTGCAGCCCATATCTTCCATGCATCAGAACTTCTCAGAACCAATTCTGAAACCTATGGCAGCCAATACTAGTGCTCCATTACACGGTTTATTGGGTCCGGCCCACCAGGACGAAGCATCGAAGCTTCTCAGTATGCCTAGATCCAGCAACTTACTATCTTCAAGTGGCTGGCCTACAAAGCGGGTCGCTCTTGATCCTCTTCTTTCTGATTGTGTTTCACAGGGAAATTCAACCCAGTTAAATCATTTGGGATCTTCAAACACAAATGTAACCCAGAATGCTGTTTCTTTGCCTCCATTTCCTG AATGGGATGTCAAACCTTAA
- the LOC105167278 gene encoding auxin response factor 6-like isoform X1, with amino-acid sequence MKLSAGMDQQSPEAGEKSCLNSELWHACAGPLVSLPAIGSHVVYFPQGHSEQVAASTNKEVDGQIPNYPSVSPQLICQLHNVTMHADIETDEVYAQMTLQPLSPQEQKEVFFLPADLGAPSKQPTNYFCKTLTASDTSTHGGFSVPRRAAEKVFPPLDFSQQPPAQELIARDLHNNEWKFRHIFRGQPKRHLLTTGWSVFVSAKRLVAGDSVLFIWNEKNQLLLGIRRAARPQTVMPSSVLSSDSMHLGLLAAAAHAASTNSRFTIFYNPRASPSEFVISLAKFVRAVYHTRVSIGMRFRMLFETEESSVRRYMGTITGICDLDPARWPNSHWRSVKVGWDESTAGERQPRVSLWEIEPLTTFPIYPSPFSLRLKRPWPPGLPSFSGMKNDEMGLNSPFMWLRGGVEDLGTQSLNFQGMGMTPWMQPRLDNSVLGMQNDVYQAIAAAALHEMRVAQPPKQILSSMMQFQQPQALGSMPAGFIQPQVLQSSQSPAPLLQSLSGNQSQAPSQLHPNFLQQKVHHQNSFNNIQLPQQQHQQQQSTLLHQQHHVTDHPLQASTVAPILSRLSTNSQEQSESLQPISSMHQNFSEPILKPMAANTSAPLHGLLGPAHQDEASKLLSMPRSSNLLSSSGWPTKRVALDPLLSDCVSQGNSTQLNHLGSSNTNVTQNAVSLPPFPGRECLIEQEGSNDPQNHFLFGVNIDSSSLLMQNGMSNLKGVGSDCDNAAIAFGSSSYMSSPVADYSLKTTVTSSNGIDESGFLRSSENVGHENPSNRTFVKVYKSGSFGRSLDITKFSSYHELRSELAQMFGLEGQLEDPLRSGWQLVFVDRENDVLLLGDDPWQEFVNSVWCIKILSPQEVQEMGKQRLEILTSVPVQRPPLPNGTSDGYVSRQEARNINAGIPSVGTLDF; translated from the exons ATGAAGCTCTCTGCTGGTATGGATCAGCAGTCTCCTGAAG CAGGAGAGAAGAGCTGCCTAAACTCTGAACTTTGGCATGCCTGTGCGGGTCCTCTTGTTTCTCTTCCAGCTATTGGGAGCCATGTGGTGTATTTTCCTCAGGGTCACAGCGAACAG GTTGCTGCATCTACAAACAAGGAAGTTGATGGGCAGATACCTAACTATCCCAGTGTATCTCCGCAGCTTATTTGCCAGCTTCATAATGTGACGATGCAT GCTGATATAGAGACGGACGAGGTTTATGCTCAAATGACCTTGCAACCGCTGAGCCCA CAAGAGCAGAAGGAGGTTTTCTTCCTTCCAGCAGATTTGGGTGCTCCTAGCAAACAACCAACAAATTACTTCTGCAAAACTTTGACTGCGAGTGACACTAGTACGCATGGTGGATTTTCAGTTCCACGTCGTGCAGCTGAGAAAGTATTTCCACCACTG GATTTTTCCCAGCAACCTCCAGCTCAAGAGTTGATCGCCAGGGATCTGCATAACAACGAGTGGAAATTCAGACATATATTTCGCG GCCAGCCAAAGAGGCATCTGCTTACAACTGGTTGGAGTGTTTTCGTGAGTGCGAAAAGACTGGTTGCTGGTGACTCGGTCCTTTTCATATG GAATGAGAAGAATCAGTTGCTTCTTGGCATACGACGTGCTGCCCGGCCACAAACTGTCATGCCTTCATCAGTTCTATCTAGTGATAGTATGCATCTGGGACttcttgctgctgctgctcatGCAGCTTCAACAAACAGCCGTTTCACCATATTTTACAATCCCAG gGCTAGTCCCTCTGAGTTCGTCATATCTCTGGCCAAGTTTGTAAGAGCAGTATATCACACTCGAGTGTCCATTGGTATGCGCTTCCGGATGCTGTTCGAAACAGAAGAATCTAGTGTCCGTCG CTACATGGGCACAATAACTGGCATATGCGACTTGGATCCTGCTAGGTGGCCAAATTCACACTGGCGGTCGGTTAAG GTTGGCTGGGACGAATCTACTGCTGGCGAGAGGCAGCCAAGAGTGTCTCTTTGGGAAATTGAGCCTTTAACAACATTCCCCATCTATCCATCACCATTTTCTCTGAGATTGAAAAGACCATGGCCACCAGGTCTCCCCTCCTTCAGTG GGATGAAGAATGACGAAATGGGATTAAACTCTCCCTTCATGTGGCTCCGTGGAGGTGTTGAGGACCTGGGAACGCAATCTCTGAACTTTCAAGGAATGGGGATGACACCCTGGATGCAGCCTAGGCTTGATAATTCAGTTCTTGGCATGCAAAATGATGTTTACCAAGCTATTGCCGCTGCCGCTCTTCATGAGATGAGGGTTGCACAACCTCCCAAACAAATCCTTTCTTCAATGATGCAATTCCAGCAACCCCAAGCTCTAGGAAGCATGCCTGCTGGTTTCATTCAGCCTCAGGTATTACAGTCATCTCAGTCACCCGCTCCTCTTCTGCAAAGTCTTTCAGGAAACCAGTCTCAGGCACCATCACAATTGCATCCTAACTTCCTTCAGCAGAAAGTGCACCATCAGAACTCATTCAATAACATTCAGCTTCCGCAGCAGCAGCATCAACAACAGCAGTCTACTTTGCTTCACCAACAACATCATGTTACTGATCATCCTCTGCAGGCTTCAACTGTTGCACCCATCCTGTCCCGATTATCAACAAACTCGCAGGAGCAGTCTGAGTCTCTGCAGCCCATATCTTCCATGCATCAGAACTTCTCAGAACCAATTCTGAAACCTATGGCAGCCAATACTAGTGCTCCATTACACGGTTTATTGGGTCCGGCCCACCAGGACGAAGCATCGAAGCTTCTCAGTATGCCTAGATCCAGCAACTTACTATCTTCAAGTGGCTGGCCTACAAAGCGGGTCGCTCTTGATCCTCTTCTTTCTGATTGTGTTTCACAGGGAAATTCAACCCAGTTAAATCATTTGGGATCTTCAAACACAAATGTAACCCAGAATGCTGTTTCTTTGCCTCCATTTCCTGGTAGGGAGTGTTTGATAGAGCAAGAAGGAAGTAACGATCCCCAAAACCACTTCCTGTTTGGGGTTAATATAGATTCCTCCTCCCTTCTTATGCAGAATGGGATGTCAAACCTTAAAGGAGTTGGTAGTGATTGTGATAATGCAGCTATAGCCTTCGGCTCTTCCAGCTACATGAGTAGCCCTGTAGCTGATTACTCGCTCAAAACCACAGTGACTTCAAGCAACGGGATTGACGAATCAGGTTTCCTGCGGTCCTCAGAAAATGTCGGGCACGAAAATCCATCCAACAGAACTTTTGTTAAG GTTTATAAGTCAGGGTCCTTCGGGAGGTCACTAGATATTACCAAGTTTAGCAGCTACCATGAGCTGCGTAGTGAGCTTGCACAGATGTTTGGCCTTGAAGGCCAGTTGGAGGACCCCTTGAGATCAGGCTGGCAGCTTGTATTTGTGGACCGTGAAAATGATGTGCTTCTTCTTGGCGATGATCCCTGGCA GGAGTTTGTAAACAGCGTGTGGTGTATCAAAATACTGTCGCCTCAAGAGGTTCAGGAGATGGGAAAACAAAGGCTGGAAATTCTGACTTCCGTACCAGTTCAGAGGCCGCCCCTCCCAAATGGCACTAGTGATGGCTACGTGAGCCGACAGGAGGCCAGGAATATTAATGCTGGAATCCCATCTGTCGGGACTCTTGATTTCTAA
- the LOC105167278 gene encoding auxin response factor 6-like isoform X2 encodes MKLSAGMDQQSPEGEKSCLNSELWHACAGPLVSLPAIGSHVVYFPQGHSEQVAASTNKEVDGQIPNYPSVSPQLICQLHNVTMHADIETDEVYAQMTLQPLSPQEQKEVFFLPADLGAPSKQPTNYFCKTLTASDTSTHGGFSVPRRAAEKVFPPLDFSQQPPAQELIARDLHNNEWKFRHIFRGQPKRHLLTTGWSVFVSAKRLVAGDSVLFIWNEKNQLLLGIRRAARPQTVMPSSVLSSDSMHLGLLAAAAHAASTNSRFTIFYNPRASPSEFVISLAKFVRAVYHTRVSIGMRFRMLFETEESSVRRYMGTITGICDLDPARWPNSHWRSVKVGWDESTAGERQPRVSLWEIEPLTTFPIYPSPFSLRLKRPWPPGLPSFSGMKNDEMGLNSPFMWLRGGVEDLGTQSLNFQGMGMTPWMQPRLDNSVLGMQNDVYQAIAAAALHEMRVAQPPKQILSSMMQFQQPQALGSMPAGFIQPQVLQSSQSPAPLLQSLSGNQSQAPSQLHPNFLQQKVHHQNSFNNIQLPQQQHQQQQSTLLHQQHHVTDHPLQASTVAPILSRLSTNSQEQSESLQPISSMHQNFSEPILKPMAANTSAPLHGLLGPAHQDEASKLLSMPRSSNLLSSSGWPTKRVALDPLLSDCVSQGNSTQLNHLGSSNTNVTQNAVSLPPFPGRECLIEQEGSNDPQNHFLFGVNIDSSSLLMQNGMSNLKGVGSDCDNAAIAFGSSSYMSSPVADYSLKTTVTSSNGIDESGFLRSSENVGHENPSNRTFVKVYKSGSFGRSLDITKFSSYHELRSELAQMFGLEGQLEDPLRSGWQLVFVDRENDVLLLGDDPWQEFVNSVWCIKILSPQEVQEMGKQRLEILTSVPVQRPPLPNGTSDGYVSRQEARNINAGIPSVGTLDF; translated from the exons ATGAAGCTCTCTGCTGGTATGGATCAGCAGTCTCCTGAAG GAGAGAAGAGCTGCCTAAACTCTGAACTTTGGCATGCCTGTGCGGGTCCTCTTGTTTCTCTTCCAGCTATTGGGAGCCATGTGGTGTATTTTCCTCAGGGTCACAGCGAACAG GTTGCTGCATCTACAAACAAGGAAGTTGATGGGCAGATACCTAACTATCCCAGTGTATCTCCGCAGCTTATTTGCCAGCTTCATAATGTGACGATGCAT GCTGATATAGAGACGGACGAGGTTTATGCTCAAATGACCTTGCAACCGCTGAGCCCA CAAGAGCAGAAGGAGGTTTTCTTCCTTCCAGCAGATTTGGGTGCTCCTAGCAAACAACCAACAAATTACTTCTGCAAAACTTTGACTGCGAGTGACACTAGTACGCATGGTGGATTTTCAGTTCCACGTCGTGCAGCTGAGAAAGTATTTCCACCACTG GATTTTTCCCAGCAACCTCCAGCTCAAGAGTTGATCGCCAGGGATCTGCATAACAACGAGTGGAAATTCAGACATATATTTCGCG GCCAGCCAAAGAGGCATCTGCTTACAACTGGTTGGAGTGTTTTCGTGAGTGCGAAAAGACTGGTTGCTGGTGACTCGGTCCTTTTCATATG GAATGAGAAGAATCAGTTGCTTCTTGGCATACGACGTGCTGCCCGGCCACAAACTGTCATGCCTTCATCAGTTCTATCTAGTGATAGTATGCATCTGGGACttcttgctgctgctgctcatGCAGCTTCAACAAACAGCCGTTTCACCATATTTTACAATCCCAG gGCTAGTCCCTCTGAGTTCGTCATATCTCTGGCCAAGTTTGTAAGAGCAGTATATCACACTCGAGTGTCCATTGGTATGCGCTTCCGGATGCTGTTCGAAACAGAAGAATCTAGTGTCCGTCG CTACATGGGCACAATAACTGGCATATGCGACTTGGATCCTGCTAGGTGGCCAAATTCACACTGGCGGTCGGTTAAG GTTGGCTGGGACGAATCTACTGCTGGCGAGAGGCAGCCAAGAGTGTCTCTTTGGGAAATTGAGCCTTTAACAACATTCCCCATCTATCCATCACCATTTTCTCTGAGATTGAAAAGACCATGGCCACCAGGTCTCCCCTCCTTCAGTG GGATGAAGAATGACGAAATGGGATTAAACTCTCCCTTCATGTGGCTCCGTGGAGGTGTTGAGGACCTGGGAACGCAATCTCTGAACTTTCAAGGAATGGGGATGACACCCTGGATGCAGCCTAGGCTTGATAATTCAGTTCTTGGCATGCAAAATGATGTTTACCAAGCTATTGCCGCTGCCGCTCTTCATGAGATGAGGGTTGCACAACCTCCCAAACAAATCCTTTCTTCAATGATGCAATTCCAGCAACCCCAAGCTCTAGGAAGCATGCCTGCTGGTTTCATTCAGCCTCAGGTATTACAGTCATCTCAGTCACCCGCTCCTCTTCTGCAAAGTCTTTCAGGAAACCAGTCTCAGGCACCATCACAATTGCATCCTAACTTCCTTCAGCAGAAAGTGCACCATCAGAACTCATTCAATAACATTCAGCTTCCGCAGCAGCAGCATCAACAACAGCAGTCTACTTTGCTTCACCAACAACATCATGTTACTGATCATCCTCTGCAGGCTTCAACTGTTGCACCCATCCTGTCCCGATTATCAACAAACTCGCAGGAGCAGTCTGAGTCTCTGCAGCCCATATCTTCCATGCATCAGAACTTCTCAGAACCAATTCTGAAACCTATGGCAGCCAATACTAGTGCTCCATTACACGGTTTATTGGGTCCGGCCCACCAGGACGAAGCATCGAAGCTTCTCAGTATGCCTAGATCCAGCAACTTACTATCTTCAAGTGGCTGGCCTACAAAGCGGGTCGCTCTTGATCCTCTTCTTTCTGATTGTGTTTCACAGGGAAATTCAACCCAGTTAAATCATTTGGGATCTTCAAACACAAATGTAACCCAGAATGCTGTTTCTTTGCCTCCATTTCCTGGTAGGGAGTGTTTGATAGAGCAAGAAGGAAGTAACGATCCCCAAAACCACTTCCTGTTTGGGGTTAATATAGATTCCTCCTCCCTTCTTATGCAGAATGGGATGTCAAACCTTAAAGGAGTTGGTAGTGATTGTGATAATGCAGCTATAGCCTTCGGCTCTTCCAGCTACATGAGTAGCCCTGTAGCTGATTACTCGCTCAAAACCACAGTGACTTCAAGCAACGGGATTGACGAATCAGGTTTCCTGCGGTCCTCAGAAAATGTCGGGCACGAAAATCCATCCAACAGAACTTTTGTTAAG GTTTATAAGTCAGGGTCCTTCGGGAGGTCACTAGATATTACCAAGTTTAGCAGCTACCATGAGCTGCGTAGTGAGCTTGCACAGATGTTTGGCCTTGAAGGCCAGTTGGAGGACCCCTTGAGATCAGGCTGGCAGCTTGTATTTGTGGACCGTGAAAATGATGTGCTTCTTCTTGGCGATGATCCCTGGCA GGAGTTTGTAAACAGCGTGTGGTGTATCAAAATACTGTCGCCTCAAGAGGTTCAGGAGATGGGAAAACAAAGGCTGGAAATTCTGACTTCCGTACCAGTTCAGAGGCCGCCCCTCCCAAATGGCACTAGTGATGGCTACGTGAGCCGACAGGAGGCCAGGAATATTAATGCTGGAATCCCATCTGTCGGGACTCTTGATTTCTAA
- the LOC105167278 gene encoding auxin response factor 6-like isoform X3 has product MHADIETDEVYAQMTLQPLSPQEQKEVFFLPADLGAPSKQPTNYFCKTLTASDTSTHGGFSVPRRAAEKVFPPLDFSQQPPAQELIARDLHNNEWKFRHIFRGQPKRHLLTTGWSVFVSAKRLVAGDSVLFIWNEKNQLLLGIRRAARPQTVMPSSVLSSDSMHLGLLAAAAHAASTNSRFTIFYNPRASPSEFVISLAKFVRAVYHTRVSIGMRFRMLFETEESSVRRYMGTITGICDLDPARWPNSHWRSVKVGWDESTAGERQPRVSLWEIEPLTTFPIYPSPFSLRLKRPWPPGLPSFSGMKNDEMGLNSPFMWLRGGVEDLGTQSLNFQGMGMTPWMQPRLDNSVLGMQNDVYQAIAAAALHEMRVAQPPKQILSSMMQFQQPQALGSMPAGFIQPQVLQSSQSPAPLLQSLSGNQSQAPSQLHPNFLQQKVHHQNSFNNIQLPQQQHQQQQSTLLHQQHHVTDHPLQASTVAPILSRLSTNSQEQSESLQPISSMHQNFSEPILKPMAANTSAPLHGLLGPAHQDEASKLLSMPRSSNLLSSSGWPTKRVALDPLLSDCVSQGNSTQLNHLGSSNTNVTQNAVSLPPFPGRECLIEQEGSNDPQNHFLFGVNIDSSSLLMQNGMSNLKGVGSDCDNAAIAFGSSSYMSSPVADYSLKTTVTSSNGIDESGFLRSSENVGHENPSNRTFVKVYKSGSFGRSLDITKFSSYHELRSELAQMFGLEGQLEDPLRSGWQLVFVDRENDVLLLGDDPWQEFVNSVWCIKILSPQEVQEMGKQRLEILTSVPVQRPPLPNGTSDGYVSRQEARNINAGIPSVGTLDF; this is encoded by the exons ATGCAT GCTGATATAGAGACGGACGAGGTTTATGCTCAAATGACCTTGCAACCGCTGAGCCCA CAAGAGCAGAAGGAGGTTTTCTTCCTTCCAGCAGATTTGGGTGCTCCTAGCAAACAACCAACAAATTACTTCTGCAAAACTTTGACTGCGAGTGACACTAGTACGCATGGTGGATTTTCAGTTCCACGTCGTGCAGCTGAGAAAGTATTTCCACCACTG GATTTTTCCCAGCAACCTCCAGCTCAAGAGTTGATCGCCAGGGATCTGCATAACAACGAGTGGAAATTCAGACATATATTTCGCG GCCAGCCAAAGAGGCATCTGCTTACAACTGGTTGGAGTGTTTTCGTGAGTGCGAAAAGACTGGTTGCTGGTGACTCGGTCCTTTTCATATG GAATGAGAAGAATCAGTTGCTTCTTGGCATACGACGTGCTGCCCGGCCACAAACTGTCATGCCTTCATCAGTTCTATCTAGTGATAGTATGCATCTGGGACttcttgctgctgctgctcatGCAGCTTCAACAAACAGCCGTTTCACCATATTTTACAATCCCAG gGCTAGTCCCTCTGAGTTCGTCATATCTCTGGCCAAGTTTGTAAGAGCAGTATATCACACTCGAGTGTCCATTGGTATGCGCTTCCGGATGCTGTTCGAAACAGAAGAATCTAGTGTCCGTCG CTACATGGGCACAATAACTGGCATATGCGACTTGGATCCTGCTAGGTGGCCAAATTCACACTGGCGGTCGGTTAAG GTTGGCTGGGACGAATCTACTGCTGGCGAGAGGCAGCCAAGAGTGTCTCTTTGGGAAATTGAGCCTTTAACAACATTCCCCATCTATCCATCACCATTTTCTCTGAGATTGAAAAGACCATGGCCACCAGGTCTCCCCTCCTTCAGTG GGATGAAGAATGACGAAATGGGATTAAACTCTCCCTTCATGTGGCTCCGTGGAGGTGTTGAGGACCTGGGAACGCAATCTCTGAACTTTCAAGGAATGGGGATGACACCCTGGATGCAGCCTAGGCTTGATAATTCAGTTCTTGGCATGCAAAATGATGTTTACCAAGCTATTGCCGCTGCCGCTCTTCATGAGATGAGGGTTGCACAACCTCCCAAACAAATCCTTTCTTCAATGATGCAATTCCAGCAACCCCAAGCTCTAGGAAGCATGCCTGCTGGTTTCATTCAGCCTCAGGTATTACAGTCATCTCAGTCACCCGCTCCTCTTCTGCAAAGTCTTTCAGGAAACCAGTCTCAGGCACCATCACAATTGCATCCTAACTTCCTTCAGCAGAAAGTGCACCATCAGAACTCATTCAATAACATTCAGCTTCCGCAGCAGCAGCATCAACAACAGCAGTCTACTTTGCTTCACCAACAACATCATGTTACTGATCATCCTCTGCAGGCTTCAACTGTTGCACCCATCCTGTCCCGATTATCAACAAACTCGCAGGAGCAGTCTGAGTCTCTGCAGCCCATATCTTCCATGCATCAGAACTTCTCAGAACCAATTCTGAAACCTATGGCAGCCAATACTAGTGCTCCATTACACGGTTTATTGGGTCCGGCCCACCAGGACGAAGCATCGAAGCTTCTCAGTATGCCTAGATCCAGCAACTTACTATCTTCAAGTGGCTGGCCTACAAAGCGGGTCGCTCTTGATCCTCTTCTTTCTGATTGTGTTTCACAGGGAAATTCAACCCAGTTAAATCATTTGGGATCTTCAAACACAAATGTAACCCAGAATGCTGTTTCTTTGCCTCCATTTCCTGGTAGGGAGTGTTTGATAGAGCAAGAAGGAAGTAACGATCCCCAAAACCACTTCCTGTTTGGGGTTAATATAGATTCCTCCTCCCTTCTTATGCAGAATGGGATGTCAAACCTTAAAGGAGTTGGTAGTGATTGTGATAATGCAGCTATAGCCTTCGGCTCTTCCAGCTACATGAGTAGCCCTGTAGCTGATTACTCGCTCAAAACCACAGTGACTTCAAGCAACGGGATTGACGAATCAGGTTTCCTGCGGTCCTCAGAAAATGTCGGGCACGAAAATCCATCCAACAGAACTTTTGTTAAG GTTTATAAGTCAGGGTCCTTCGGGAGGTCACTAGATATTACCAAGTTTAGCAGCTACCATGAGCTGCGTAGTGAGCTTGCACAGATGTTTGGCCTTGAAGGCCAGTTGGAGGACCCCTTGAGATCAGGCTGGCAGCTTGTATTTGTGGACCGTGAAAATGATGTGCTTCTTCTTGGCGATGATCCCTGGCA GGAGTTTGTAAACAGCGTGTGGTGTATCAAAATACTGTCGCCTCAAGAGGTTCAGGAGATGGGAAAACAAAGGCTGGAAATTCTGACTTCCGTACCAGTTCAGAGGCCGCCCCTCCCAAATGGCACTAGTGATGGCTACGTGAGCCGACAGGAGGCCAGGAATATTAATGCTGGAATCCCATCTGTCGGGACTCTTGATTTCTAA
- the LOC105167542 gene encoding uncharacterized protein LOC105167542, translating to MGHENYPTQQELPPLICISENDFLGNFRSYSFGSSRRNASPESINLEPLSNSSFRVSADDLQLNSPSSAVSSVCQSDKEIKMNTCETEHEFLRKGTLEQDLEDESVSSYIIEINSDNREWTCESNGVDEAIVWAKEKFQTPFSEGKPIEGLSECDVEIIIHLKPTEILKGHELSERTESFESMGTTNFFSKSRQIEAETQLLDEKIRLWSTGKEADIRLLLSSLHHILWPKSGWLTIPLMNIIDSSQVKLAYQKAQLCLHPDKLQERGATLPEKHIAEEVFSAHQMRF from the exons ATGGGACATGAAAATTACCCGACACAACAAGAGTTGCCACCGCTCATTTGTATTTCTGAAAATGACTTCCTTGGGAACTTCAGGAGCTACTCTTTTGGATCGAGTCGAAGAAATGCATCCCCTGAAAGCATTAATCTCGAACCATTGTCAAACAGCAGTTTCAGAGTGTCTGCAGATGATTTACAGCTCAACTCACCATCGTCAGCAGTTTCATCAGTTTGCCAGTCAGACAAAGAGATAAAAATGAACACATGTGAAACTGAGCATGAGTTTTTGAGGAAGGGCACCTTGGAACAAGATTTAGAAGATGAATCCGTGAGTTCGTATATTATTGAGATCAACTCTGATAACAGGGAATGGACATGTGAATCAAATGGTGTCGATGAAGCAATTGTGTGGGCGAAAGAGAAGTTTCAAACACCCTTTTCAGAAGGAAAACCCATAGAAGGTTTGAGTGAGT GTGATGTTGAAATTATCATACACTTGAAACCTACAGAAATACTGAAGGGACACGAGCTTTCAGAAAGGACAGAGAGCTTCGAATCAATG GGAACTACTAATTTCTTCAGTAAATCACGACAGATAGAAGCAGAAACGCAACTACTGGATGAAAAGATAAGGTTGTGGTCAACTGGCAAGGAAGCTGATATCCGGTTGCTCTTGTCTTCACTGCATCAT ATTCTATGGCCTAAAAGTGGCTGGCTAACGATACCTCTGATGAATATAATTGACAGCTCACAAGTGAAGTTAGCGTATCAGAAAGCACAGTTGTGCCTGCATCCCGACAAGCTGCAAGAAAGGGGTGCCACACTTCCAGAGAAACACATTGCTGAGGAGGTCTTTTCTGCTCATCAGATGAGGTTTTAG